TCAAGTCCTCCTACCTAATCCATCATGCTGTCCTActctactctcttttttttctttttctttttttgtatttcctAGGAACTGTAAATTTATTGAGCATCCATAATCTCTCTCCTATTCCCCTCACTAGACCACCCCACCTATCAAAACCTAAGAGCATATGGCAATAAGTGTAATAAGACTTCTACGTACTCACACGTCAAAACCAACGATAGAATGTCATTTTTCATCCAAACATATATAGAAGAGGAACTCCATTAAAGCTAGCAtttacaaccttttttttttgcaatttctgGGTTATGTTTGTTCATCACGAATCCCTACCAAACTACGAATGGGAGAGTCTCTCCAAAACAAAGAGATGTGGATTCATAAACAGTTGAATTGCGCTAATtaagacaaaaaaagaagaagacatgCATGCTTCAGCAAAATCAATCCCAACCTACTAATCAACTGTTCTGATATGATCTTCCACTGCAAAAGGGGCCTTGCCGTCTGCAACCTGCTTGTTCCCCAACGCCACCCACTTCTCCTCTcgattccttttcttcttcctttttcggAGTAAAACatgtataatttcttttaatacttggcattaaattattaaaatctgGCGTTTTCGAACCCGTGCAAATCACTGACTCGATTCAACGACTTCTTCATGATGGCTACTTTAGCCAGCTTCTCAGCCGCTCTCCAAGCCGACGTCGGCGTCAGCGGCTCCCCATTCTCGTCCACTATAGCGCCACCCATCAAGTCCCTCTCGTGGCCTCTCCTTCGTTGAATCATCATCAACATCtgctgttgttgctgctgctgtatCCTCCAGAGAAGCTCTGCCAGCTCGGCCTCCAAGCTGCGAACGTACTCGTCAGCCGATTCGGAATTCGACTGCAATAACAATGCTCGAGCCGACGCGAGCAACTGATGGGCACTTGAAAACTCGTCGTGCTCAATTAGTCGCCGGGACTCGGCTATGGCCCGTGTGGTGATGAAGACGTTCCTCAACCGTTCGATCCTGGGTGCCGATGATCGAACGGCTTGCGGACTGGGTACAAGCAGTGCCTGTTCTTTGCCGTACACAACCTCTTGTGACGCGGGGTCCTTGTAAAGGCACCGAACGGACATCACGAGGTGGGCACCTAAAGCTACCGAGGACGGAACCCTCAGCTCTACGAGTAGCTCCCTCTCTTCCTCCGCGTACAAGTCACCCAGCCGAACAGAACCAGAGCCGAGAACTGTGGGCCGTCCATTGCAGGAATAGATGGCTGAGATCTCCGCTGGAGAAGGAAACCTAAGTTGAATCCTCAGGTCCTGCACCACTACGCTCAATAAGCCGCCAACGCATTTGACCAAGGCGTCCTCGTCCGGCTCGTGCTGGTGGTTCCAGAACCCGAACTTATGAACCGGGATCTCAATGTGAGCGAAACGGGTTGAAGACACGTGGCTGGACGCTTGGCGTTGATTTGCGCGGACCCTACCATCCTCCTGATCTTGACCATCGGATAACAAAATGATACTGGCAACGGGATTTCTCTCCCTCCGATCTTCAAGCACCTTGGTAGCTTTCCTCAAAGCATCTCCCACGCTAGTCCCTTGACCACAGGCGAGCCGGTCAACTATGCGCTGAGCGGCGCGCTGACCCTGAGCCGTCATTCTCCTCAGGGGCAATAACCTTCTGGTAGTAGCTGAAAAGGCCACAATGGAAAGCCGATCGCCCGAACCGAGCGACGAAATGACTAGACGCATGGCGCGCTTCAGCATCTGCAGCTTGGCACCGGTCATGCTGCCACTGACATCGAGCACCGTCACCAAGTCGATGGGAGCCCGGTCAAGACGCGTTGACGCTCCCGAATTGCGAGCCGGTGGAGCCTTCACTCTCAGAGCAACCACGTAGGTGTCGTGGGACCTACCGGACGATACTAGTGCAGACTCGGGTAACAATCTCACCCGAACGTTCCTCTGATCCCTGCCGTTGATTGGCGCTTCGTCGGAATACTTGATGGATGAAGATGGAGGGTTGGGATTATTGACGAAGAACCCCTGAAACTCTTCTTCCGCATCGTCGTTTTCGTCCTCTACGGCATTCTCATCCGCCTCGGGGATTGGGCTAATCCGAGAACCGGCTGTGGGAGATAGAAGCGGCTCGTCGTCATCGTAGGATGGTTTTGGTTGCTGCTGTAGTATTTCGGGCTTGGGTTTGAGAGTTCTTGGGGACGATTCtaacattttcttctcttcaatCTTTGGTTTTGCTTTGAGGTcgtgatttttgtgtttgttagTGTTCTCCTCCACTTCGTTCTGTTGCTGGGATTGGGAGCCAAGGTTCTTGTGGACGGCGAGTAAAGGTACGTCTTTCCAGGTGGTGTTGCACACAGGGCAAACAAGGCTGCCATTCTTGCGCACATGGTCAGCGATGCACGGGAAGTGAAATGCGTGTGCGCACTCCGCCGTGTAAATGGCTGTTCCCTGACCCGTCTTCACACTGTTCAAACAGACTCCACAGCTACTCTGTGAGAGGAAAAACCAGAAAAAGAGTCAGATttctgcatgatgattaatacTATTCTAGTTCGTATTTCGGCCTTGCTACGATTGATTCAATATTGGCACTTACTCTGAATTTGAAACTGTTCTTGAAGAGTGACAGCTTGAGAGGGGATCGAGGAGAGGTCTGGTTTGAGCCAAGCAGTGTTCTTGGGCTCTTGGAACGGGTCTTGGGAGTGCTGGTATTGCATTCAAGTCTCGGACTTTCGTTAACAGTAGGCGTTTGAGAAGCCTCTGATGTACTTGTTCGGCAACGCAGGCTTGGGCTTTTGACTATTGCTTGAGACTGTAAACGAGGCGTGGAAGGGTTGCTTCCACCTCCACCGGAGAGGAACCCCAATCTGGTACAGCTTCTGGGGCTTGGGCTGGAACTAGGACTTCTTTGTTGCTTGTCAGGTAGTGAAGAGGAATCTGAGTCTCGCGGGATCGTAGTGCAAAAGGCTCTTCTCCAACCAGTACCCATTTTCAGAGACCAAATGATAAGAACGACGCGTAACGTACAGAAGATACTTTTTGTGGTTCTTTATCTTTCTATATATCCACTTTGTTTATATTTTCAGAGATGAAGAAGACGAAGGAAAAAAGAGGTTTTGTTTTGATGGATCTGAGGAGGCTGCCACGGAAGACAAAAAGGCACAGGATTGGAGATAGCGAGAAGAGCATGGGATCAAATGAAACAAAGCAAAGTGACAAAGTTGTGGGATTTAGAAGGATAGAGCCCCAGACCACCCAGACCTTTCTCTGTTATCCTTACTCTCTTCCTCTATGGCTCCCATTCCCATTTTTTCACTTTCTATAATACTCTCTATCGATAACCCCGAAAAGATCTCTGCAACAAAAAGGCTTGAGATCTaccgcctctctctctcccgttgTGAGATACATGTAGATCCTTTCTTGCACTGGATATTTATATTCATTGGAAAGGTAATTTGGGAATTTACGTTGGCAACCGGCACgtgtttcttctttgttgattAACAGATCTGTAACCTCATCATTACCATTTTCTCTAATAGTTTTGTCATATACAAGTAAGTTTACGTATCaatctatatattaatgttattacctttatattcaaaattcaaattagtactatttttaataaaatttattttttgaccaatTATATTGAATGAGTACGCGTATTAATACgtagaatcgcttacaattagatttttcctttctttaataTAAAACAATGTAGAGAACGGATGTGGTATTTCCCATGGTCACGAAACGTAATtaaggtaaaagaagaattttaatgacatggcataactgtgaataattcaaaattatctaatacttaataataagaaatatttgtagccaaatttcataaaacttggCAAAAAGGGAAAATTGTTAGAAATAGATGAGAAAGGTCTATACTCATTGAGCTTAAAAACCTAAAAGAGATGTTATCGGTGTTGAAGAATAATGTCACATCGTCTGTAGATAAGGTCttggatatatttataaataatgtaCAATCCTCTCTTGTAaaaccggttttatgagatgagttagactcatgaatttttttatggtatTAGAGCTTGTCACATAATGAATGGGAGCCTATACTAATTATCTCGTGACAAGGACTAGGAAAAATACTGACATGCACCTGAGGGAGaatgttgagaaataatctaaCATTATTTGTGGATAATGTAttggatatatttataaagaataaacaatcatttcttataaaatcaattttatgagATATGTTAAATCCATGAATTTATTCAATCGAAACCATCTGCCGCGCTGCTGTAGATAGAGATTGTGTTATTGAGCATGATGGGTGAcagcaaataaatataatgtaagGTATTAGTTTCAGGCGGATCATTATAGCTATGTCGATATTGGAGTCAAACGGAGAGGTTGAGAGATAAGTAGAAATGGTTCAATTAAGTAGTACTGTTGGGTAGCAGTCAGTAGTTCACAAGTTCCTGCACTAGTTTGTGCGATAGACGCACACGTGAGAGAGGAGAGGTGGTGGTTGGATTCGGAAGAGTCGAGGCCAAGGACTTATACAATACAACGCGAGCTATATTTGGCATGCAGTGCGAGGGCATGGTTGCGCATGAGATTCCATTGCTACCTTTGATCACTTCCTTTATCCAAGCCTACAGATCAACAACTTGTGGTTCAAGATTGCTGCATGTCGTGGAACTTAGAGGTAGTCAACATACAATAGATTGGGCATTCATCATCCtaaacttagaaaaaaatataagacaaAACAATGAGACGAAGGAGAAGAGGCCGGGGCCGTTGAATCACATCACATTCATCATGGAGTTTTGTGGGAAAGCTTCGACAGAAAATTGCTCAGCGTGTACATGTATGTAGAGCATGGTTCAATTCAGTTGTGATGGCTTATTTCTCATcacccagtttttttttttttttttgagtcctaaaattcaaatgaaaaatagtcatttctttTATGGTCCACACTCTTAATTAATAATGTTCTAACAcgtattataatttaaatagaaatagATAGAAACAAGACACAGGAAACATCGAAGTTAAAATCCAAACACTTgaccgtatatatatatatatatatataatatcattggTTAATTTTATTGaggtattgtttttattttcaatcacAGGAAACATCCAAGAAAATCCTGACGCTATTTAACTATTCTTTTACCCACGCGTTTACAAGTAGCGTGAGATAAACGGTGTCGAAAATGGGTGCGATGCAATTCTGTCAGTGCTGTTAGAGAGGGGTATCAGAGCGTACTTGAAATTTGGTTAGTGATAGCATCATTAGCCGTGGATTAGGTAGGTCCATTGCGTCATGATAGTCCCAATCAACCGCATGTACGTTCACGGGAATCTTATTACtgtaccaaaaaataaaatgaaaaataaaaagcggGGTCAATTACGAGCACCCAAATTTCCATGCAGTCGCAAATTTTGCGGCATGGGAAGTAGGAACCAGATAGGACTGCAGCCTCCCTACCTACACTGGTAAATTTTCGCTCGTAAATTCTCGAgttaccaaaaaataataataagtaatgAAATTAAgctggatggatggatggatgggtCAGGGTCCCAGCTCTGCATGTCTGGTGCTGTTAATTACGGTATCATCAGACGTGCGTGCAAAGGCAAATTAAATGTAGGGGAATTAGGGGATCCAGAATATAAGAGGGCAAAGGGGGCTCAGACTCCCACATGAgggctcctcctcctcctcctcaactTCAAAACCACATATCATGTCCGGATCATGTCCCGCCTTGACTGTCTAGTACTGTTCCCAACTTCCCAGTGGTTTTGGCACTTTGCATTGCCTTGGAGCTGAAATGAAAGTCCCATTTCACAAGACTTACCGGTCCAACCTCTTCATTTTGTGCGCCGTGGTTTGCATGTTCGCTAAGTGTGACTtctgaataaattttttaaagatagttagaaaatataatgtattatgATTCGTCATGCCATTCAATCACATGTTGGtttgtaacatttatttttatatgttttttttttgtcaatctAACAATTATTTGATGCAGGGGATCCGAGTCCCAATCTGAGGCCACTGAACCTTAGCTGATAGATGCGACATTAAAAACACTAGACTGCTTCAAGAAGGTAAACCAACACAAAACCGACTGGAAGATATAAGTACTCCTAAAATTTGGACGATAAGCGATAGATTTAGGATGATGAGACATGCCCCTTAGTTGAGCGATGAGACTTATTCTTGGATTGGACGATGAGACATGACGACATCagtattttaactataaatttGGCTATAGGTCTCATAATCACGCATATAACCCCAATTCGGAAAGTTCTCTTTAGCGCGCACATCTTAGTTACCACGCTTCGCCTGGTGGGCCTCTTGTAGACTCCAAAATCAGTTGTTTTTACCTCTAAATCGTCAACTCTTTCATTTtcgttaattttcttttacaataatatttatatttaataacgATTTTATTCCGGATTCTTATGCTAGATTTTAACCATAGTTATTTAATCTTGTACTATATTTTTTGGCCTTAATTAGAATTTAGCCATTTTGCATTAGCCATTTTGCGTTAGCTATTTAAGCCCGGCTTGTGGGCTTCAGGAAATgatgattgatttattttatagtaaaatcataatctcaaaatttatctatgtttgtgatttttttcaaTCACAATCTTTAACTTTTGTTGTTTAACTAGCCATCAAAATACTATCATATTCTGGTCCTGTGTCACtatctttatttaattatattttttattttcatgtccAAGTCCCAACTAGCAAGATTAACACAATACGAAATATTGTTTGTTCTATGATACATTAGGTTTTTTTCCTAATCATTATGTCATGATTCAAATAGTCTagtaataaactcattttaaaagcTTCCTAATTGAAAGCATACAAAAACAGTGTGCTCAAACTTTGTCACATTACTGAACTAATTATTTAGTAATTATGTGAGTTATAGTACACTACAATTTGGAAGAGGACGGGGATAAGGACAAAGCAAGAGCATGACTCTAGCTGGCTAGCtccttgtttt
This genomic interval from Juglans microcarpa x Juglans regia isolate MS1-56 chromosome 4D, Jm3101_v1.0, whole genome shotgun sequence contains the following:
- the LOC121260610 gene encoding E3 ubiquitin-protein ligase WAV3; translated protein: MGTGWRRAFCTTIPRDSDSSSLPDKQQRSPSSSPSPRSCTRLGFLSGGGGSNPSTPRLQSQAIVKSPSLRCRTSTSEASQTPTVNESPRLECNTSTPKTRSKSPRTLLGSNQTSPRSPLKLSLFKNSFKFRSSCGVCLNSVKTGQGTAIYTAECAHAFHFPCIADHVRKNGSLVCPVCNTTWKDVPLLAVHKNLGSQSQQQNEVEENTNKHKNHDLKAKPKIEEKKMLESSPRTLKPKPEILQQQPKPSYDDDEPLLSPTAGSRISPIPEADENAVEDENDDAEEEFQGFFVNNPNPPSSSIKYSDEAPINGRDQRNVRVRLLPESALVSSGRSHDTYVVALRVKAPPARNSGASTRLDRAPIDLVTVLDVSGSMTGAKLQMLKRAMRLVISSLGSGDRLSIVAFSATTRRLLPLRRMTAQGQRAAQRIVDRLACGQGTSVGDALRKATKVLEDRRERNPVASIILLSDGQDQEDGRVRANQRQASSHVSSTRFAHIEIPVHKFGFWNHQHEPDEDALVKCVGGLLSVVVQDLRIQLRFPSPAEISAIYSCNGRPTVLGSGSVRLGDLYAEEERELLVELRVPSSVALGAHLVMSVRCLYKDPASQEVVYGKEQALLVPSPQAVRSSAPRIERLRNVFITTRAIAESRRLIEHDEFSSAHQLLASARALLLQSNSESADEYVRSLEAELAELLWRIQQQQQQQMLMMIQRRRGHERDLMGGAIVDENGEPLTPTSAWRAAEKLAKVAIMKKSLNRVSDLHGFENARF